The DNA window CAAGCGATGGTTCGTCTTCGCTTCGACGAGCGGGCTTTCATCGAGATGCTACTCAACACGCGCCTCTACCAGAGCCAGACCGTTCGCGAGACGCCGGAGCCGGGGGTGCCGTTCGCCCTGCTCGGGCCGCAACTGCGACGGCTCTCGGCGGAGCAGATCTGGGATTCTCACCTGGTGCTGCTCGCACCCGACATCGACCAGAGAAAGTCAACGTTCCGCTACGAAGGGCCGCTGGCCACGGAACACCTCAGGAAGCTGGCGGTGATGACGGCGGACGAGATCATCGCGCAGGCGCGCCTCGACCGCGCCGCGCACACACGCATGCGGGAGGCCAGCCTGCGCCGGGCGGAGCAGTTGAAGGAGTTGGCGGCAGCCAGGGATCGAGGGGACGAAAAGGAAGTCAAACGGCTGAACGCTGCATACGCCAAGGAGAAGAAGGAGCTCGCCGGCCCCGGGATGAAACCGGAAGCTGAGCCCGAAATGCAGGACGCCGACCCGCGATGGCGGTCGCTGCCGCCGAGTTTCATCCGCGCCTCCGAGACGCCGCTCCCGTTGCCGCTGGGGCACTTTCTGCGGCAGTTCGGCCAGTCGGATCGGCGGGAGATCGACGCGTTCAATCGAGATCCAAACACCACGCACTCGCTGGCGCTGATGAATGGCGACCTGACGAGCCAGATCTTGAAGGAAAGCTCGCTCCTGCGCCGCCAGCTGGCAGCGAGCAAGGCACAGGGCGATGCCCGGACCCAGCTCATCTTCCGGGCGATCCTCGTACGCTCGGCGACGGCGGACGATATCGCGAGGCTGAACGCCGCAAGCCCGGACGCCTCGGCCCGGGAGCAAGACACCATCTGGGCGCTGTTGAACTCGCCGGAGTTCCTTTTCAATCAATAACCTTTCATTGCACCCACCCTATGAACTCGCTTCGCACCGACATCAGCCGACGCACTTTCGTGGAGCGCTTCGCACAAGCCGCCTTTGGCGTGACATTGCTGCCTGCCTTCGGCGGGCTCCGGGCAGCGGAACCCGCGATCGGCGGCAAAGCCAAGAGTGTGATCTTCCTGTACATGCGGGGCGGCATCTCGCATATCGACACCTTCGATCCCAAGCCCGGAAAGCCGGAGATGGCCGGGGTAAACGCGATCAAGACCAGTGCCGACGGCGTGCAGATTTCGGAGTGGTTTCCGCGGATGGCTCGGCAGATGCACCACGTTTCGCTGGTGCGGTCGATGACTTCCACGCAGGGCATTCATGATCGCGGGACCTATCTCGCGCACACCAGCTACTTCATGACGCCGACGATTACTCATCCGTCGCTGGGCTCGTGGGCCGTGAAGGTGCTCGGTTCGGCAAACGCCGTGCTGCCGGGAAACATCCTCATCAACGGCAGTCCGCAACACCCGCGGAGCGGCTACATGCCGACGCATCTGGCCCCCCTGCCGATCACCGATCCCGGCGCCGGCCTGCAGAACGCCGCCCTGCCGTCGAAGACCACCGAGTCCGACTTTGCCCGGCGCACCGCGCTGGCCCGGGCCATAGGGGAGCGATTCGTGAATCAGACGCCGCATCGGGATGCCGCCGCCTACCTGAAGGTGCAGCAGGATGCCGCCACACTGATGAAAAGCGAGGACCTGAAGGTGTTCGACATTTCTCGCGAGGATAAGAAAACCCAGGCGGCCTACGGCACGCACACGTTCGGCAAAGGCTGCCTTCTGGCCCGGCGGCTGGTCGAGAGCGGCGTGCGGTTTGTGGAAGTCGAAGACGAACACAACTGGGATACGCACAACGACCAGGTCAAGTCGATGGAAAACATGACGCCGACCACCGACCAGA is part of the Humisphaera borealis genome and encodes:
- a CDS encoding DUF1501 domain-containing protein, with translation MNSLRTDISRRTFVERFAQAAFGVTLLPAFGGLRAAEPAIGGKAKSVIFLYMRGGISHIDTFDPKPGKPEMAGVNAIKTSADGVQISEWFPRMARQMHHVSLVRSMTSTQGIHDRGTYLAHTSYFMTPTITHPSLGSWAVKVLGSANAVLPGNILINGSPQHPRSGYMPTHLAPLPITDPGAGLQNAALPSKTTESDFARRTALARAIGERFVNQTPHRDAAAYLKVQQDAATLMKSEDLKVFDISREDKKTQAAYGTHTFGKGCLLARRLVESGVRFVEVEDEHNWDTHNDQVKSMENMTPTTDQTMAVLLEDLHQRGLLASTLVVMATEFGRSPQISTVTNGRGHHPGVFTWWLAGGGVKGGYVYGKSDATGEHVAEKPVTMQDCNATIAQAMGIDLQHVEHSPSGRPFTVADKGKAVTDLFA